In the genome of Desulfobaccales bacterium, one region contains:
- a CDS encoding peptidylprolyl isomerase, producing MSKVKNGDFVQLHYTGTLEDGSVFDSSEGRNPLEFQVGGGGIIQGFNDAVMDMALEEEKKVVLSPDQAYGDPKEDLKREFPATMLEGNPVEVGQQLRFSSPHGPVSGTVLSIEPDKFTVDFNHPLAGQTLQFMIKIVGISDAPTQQQGGCSCSTPSSCSSGCDSCG from the coding sequence ATGAGCAAAGTTAAGAATGGCGATTTCGTCCAATTGCACTACACCGGCACTCTGGAAGACGGTTCGGTATTTGACAGCAGTGAAGGCCGCAACCCCCTGGAGTTTCAGGTGGGCGGCGGGGGGATCATCCAGGGCTTTAATGATGCGGTCATGGACATGGCCCTGGAGGAAGAAAAGAAAGTGGTTCTGAGCCCGGACCAGGCGTATGGCGATCCCAAGGAGGATCTCAAACGTGAGTTCCCCGCTACGATGTTGGAGGGCAATCCGGTTGAAGTGGGCCAGCAGCTGCGGTTTTCCAGCCCCCACGGCCCCGTGTCCGGCACGGTATTGAGCATTGAGCCCGATAAATTCACGGTGGACTTCAACCATCCTCTGGCAGGGCAGACGCTGCAGTTCATGATCAAAATCGTGGGCATCAGCGATGCCCCCACCCAGCAACAGGGCGGGTGCTCCTGCAGCACTCCTTCCTCCTGCTCCTCTGGCTGCGACTCCTGCGGCTAA
- the ilvD gene encoding dihydroxy-acid dehydratase gives MRSNLMKQGLEKYPHRSLLKAMGLTDREIDQPIIGVANSYNEFIPGHIHLDKITQAAKAGVRLNGGTPLEFGVIGVCDGLAMHHAGMKYSLPSREIIADSIEIMATAHPVDGLILVANCDKIIPGMLMAALRLNIPAILISGGPMLAGRFKGQAVDLITVFEGVGAVKAGKICEDDLKELAECACPGCGSCAGMFTANSMNCLSEALGLALPGNGTIPAVHAARIRLAKEAGMKIMDMVNRQLLPRDIATQEAFINAMAVDMALGCSTNTVLHVPAIAREAGIDLSLDLFNKISSRTPHLCSMSPGGNHHLEDLDRAGGVPAVMKVLMDGSLASGAPLTVTGRTVAENLAAVTVLDPEVIRPLGKPYHAQGGIAILTGNLAPDGGVVKQSAVDEKMLVNEGSARVFEAEEEATRAILDGKIKPGDIVVIRYEGPKGGPGMREMLTPTSSIAGMGLDKEVALLTDGRFSGGTRGAAIGHISPEAAEGGPIALVKEGDRIKIDIPGKTLTLLVDDAELARRRENWQPPEPKIKHGYLSRYSRLVSSGSQGAVCK, from the coding sequence ATGCGCAGTAATTTGATGAAACAGGGGCTGGAAAAATACCCCCACCGGTCCCTCCTCAAGGCCATGGGGTTAACCGACCGGGAAATTGATCAGCCCATTATCGGCGTTGCCAATTCCTATAACGAGTTCATCCCCGGACACATTCACCTGGACAAGATTACCCAGGCGGCCAAGGCCGGGGTGCGTCTGAATGGCGGCACCCCCCTGGAGTTCGGGGTCATCGGCGTCTGCGACGGCCTGGCCATGCACCACGCCGGCATGAAATATTCCCTGCCCTCCCGGGAGATCATCGCCGATTCCATCGAGATCATGGCCACAGCCCACCCGGTGGATGGCCTCATCCTGGTGGCCAACTGCGACAAGATCATCCCCGGCATGCTCATGGCGGCCCTTAGGCTCAATATCCCTGCCATCCTGATTTCCGGCGGGCCCATGCTGGCCGGACGCTTTAAGGGTCAGGCGGTAGACCTGATCACGGTCTTTGAGGGCGTCGGCGCGGTCAAAGCCGGTAAGATCTGTGAAGACGACCTCAAGGAACTCGCCGAGTGCGCCTGCCCTGGCTGCGGCTCCTGTGCCGGCATGTTCACCGCCAACTCCATGAACTGTCTAAGCGAGGCCTTGGGGCTGGCCCTGCCCGGCAACGGCACCATCCCCGCAGTGCATGCGGCCCGCATTCGCCTGGCCAAAGAAGCCGGCATGAAGATCATGGACATGGTCAACCGGCAGCTCTTGCCACGGGACATCGCCACCCAGGAGGCCTTTATTAACGCTATGGCAGTGGACATGGCTCTGGGCTGCTCCACCAACACCGTGCTCCACGTCCCGGCCATCGCCCGGGAGGCCGGCATCGACCTGTCTCTGGACCTATTCAACAAAATCTCCAGCCGCACCCCGCACCTCTGCTCTATGAGCCCCGGTGGCAACCACCACCTGGAGGATCTGGACCGGGCCGGCGGGGTTCCGGCGGTGATGAAGGTCCTCATGGACGGTAGCCTGGCCTCCGGCGCGCCCTTAACCGTGACTGGCCGGACGGTCGCCGAAAATCTGGCGGCGGTCACGGTGCTCGACCCTGAAGTCATCCGGCCTTTGGGCAAGCCCTACCACGCCCAGGGCGGCATCGCCATCCTAACAGGTAATCTGGCCCCGGATGGCGGAGTGGTGAAACAGTCTGCGGTGGATGAAAAGATGTTGGTGAACGAAGGCAGCGCCCGGGTCTTTGAGGCCGAAGAAGAGGCCACCCGGGCTATCCTGGATGGCAAGATCAAACCCGGAGACATCGTGGTTATCCGCTATGAGGGTCCCAAAGGCGGCCCCGGTATGCGGGAGATGCTCACCCCCACTTCGTCCATCGCCGGTATGGGCCTGGATAAAGAAGTGGCGCTCTTAACCGACGGCCGTTTCAGCGGCGGCACCCGGGGCGCGGCCATCGGCCATATCTCGCCCGAAGCCGCGGAGGGCGGCCCCATCGCCCTGGTCAAAGAAGGCGATAGGATCAAGATCGATATCCCCGGGAAGACCCTGACCCTGTTGGTGGACGACGCCGAACTGGCCCGCCGCCGGGAAAATTGGCAGCCCCCGGAACCCAAGATCAAGCACGGTTACCTTTCCCGCTACAGCCGCCTGGTAAGCTCCGGCAGTCAGGGCGCGGTGTGTAAATGA
- a CDS encoding NAD(P)-dependent alcohol dehydrogenase — protein MKIHEIRAAVIREPGSLQIEALEMEGPREDEVLVRLKATGICHTDIDLCDDWRGPPAVLGHEGAGTVTEVGKKITGVKPGDHVVLSYQSCGQCRACRDGHPVNCEHFWEANFGLARLDGSNALERSGVKGHFFGQSSFATHVLATERNLVKVQKDLPLDLLAPLGCGLQTGAGTVMNSLNVPKGASIAIFGTGAVGLAAVMAARLVGADPIIGVDMNAARLKLALELGATHVINSRNEDVASCIREYTGGGVDYVLEITGASNMYHLAVEVLKARGTVALIARPNGSTSLSEGRKILSIIQGDAVPQYFIPKLIELYRAGLFPFDRLVKFYDFSEINRAMADARQGDTIKPVLRINEE, from the coding sequence GTGAAAATCCATGAAATTCGGGCAGCCGTTATCCGTGAACCCGGCTCATTACAGATCGAAGCGCTCGAAATGGAAGGGCCGCGGGAAGATGAAGTCCTGGTGCGTCTCAAAGCGACGGGCATTTGCCATACCGACATAGATTTATGCGATGATTGGCGCGGACCTCCCGCGGTGTTGGGCCATGAGGGCGCGGGCACCGTGACAGAGGTCGGCAAGAAGATAACGGGTGTCAAGCCCGGCGATCATGTCGTACTCTCCTATCAGTCTTGCGGCCAATGCCGAGCATGCCGAGACGGACACCCGGTGAATTGCGAGCACTTCTGGGAGGCGAACTTCGGTTTGGCGCGCCTGGACGGCAGCAATGCCTTGGAGCGCAGCGGCGTTAAGGGGCACTTCTTCGGCCAATCATCTTTTGCCACCCACGTCCTGGCGACTGAACGCAACCTCGTCAAAGTTCAAAAAGACCTGCCTCTTGACCTCCTGGCTCCGCTCGGCTGCGGCCTCCAGACCGGAGCCGGGACGGTGATGAATTCTTTGAATGTCCCTAAAGGGGCAAGTATTGCCATCTTCGGCACGGGAGCGGTAGGTTTGGCGGCAGTCATGGCGGCGCGCCTTGTTGGCGCGGACCCGATCATAGGGGTCGACATGAATGCGGCGCGGCTCAAGCTCGCTTTGGAGTTGGGCGCCACCCACGTAATCAACAGCCGGAATGAGGATGTCGCCTCTTGCATCAGGGAATATACCGGTGGTGGCGTTGATTACGTCCTGGAAATAACCGGCGCCTCAAACATGTACCACCTCGCCGTTGAGGTTTTGAAGGCTCGGGGCACCGTGGCGCTTATTGCCAGGCCGAACGGCTCAACTTCCTTGTCCGAGGGACGGAAAATCTTAAGCATAATCCAGGGGGATGCGGTGCCGCAGTATTTTATCCCTAAACTCATCGAGCTGTATCGGGCCGGGCTGTTTCCCTTTGACCGCCTGGTCAAGTTCTATGATTTCAGCGAGATCAACCGGGCCATGGCCGATGCCAGACAGGGCGACACGATCAAGCCTGTGCTGCGCATCAACGAGGAATAG
- a CDS encoding ferritin family protein, whose amino-acid sequence MLSQIPVDFSKVAKNDLDKEILRAAIIAELDAINLYDQMAALATDKDIKKVLLDIAREEKTHVGEFQTMLLRLDAEQVKEMEHAKKEIKELTGK is encoded by the coding sequence ATGTTATCACAGATACCGGTGGATTTTAGCAAAGTCGCCAAAAATGATCTTGACAAGGAAATTCTCCGCGCAGCCATCATTGCTGAGCTTGATGCCATTAATCTTTACGATCAGATGGCGGCTCTGGCAACCGACAAGGACATTAAAAAGGTCCTGCTGGATATCGCCCGGGAGGAAAAGACCCACGTAGGGGAATTCCAGACGATGCTTTTGCGCCTGGACGCCGAACAGGTCAAGGAAATGGAGCACGCCAAAAAAGAGATCAAGGAGCTTACCGGGAAGTAG
- the gyrB gene encoding DNA topoisomerase (ATP-hydrolyzing) subunit B translates to MAGPEDEYEGNAESNLTPDSEYGAGKIQVLKGLDPVRERPSMYIGNTGPEGLHHLVYEVVDNSIDEAMGGHCDEIKVIVHSDNSVTVEDNGRGIPVDLHEGENLPAVEVVMTRLHAGGKFDSGAYKVSGGLHGVGVSVVNALSEYLEVEIRRDGQVYHQRYERGKTATPLTVTGKTKRRGTKVTFLPDSQIFTETNFNYEILAQRLRELSFLNGGVRINLLDELSGRKNEFHYEGGIVSFVQYLNRNKTPIHPDPIYLTGSKGGIQMEIACQYNDTYNEQIFSFANNINTREGGSHLSGFKAGLTRAINQYMGASDLPKNLKNGHLQGEDIREGLIAVISVKLPHPQFEGQTKTKLGNSEVKGLVENMLYEHLLTFMGENPALARQILTKLLEAARAREAARRARDLVRKKGALGDMTLPGKLADCQERDPSRREIYLVEGDSAGGSAKQARDRRFQAILPLKGKIINVEKARFEKMLENTEVRTLISSLGSDLSQEVVNMDDLRYHKVIIMTDADVDGAHIRTLLLTFFYRQMAPLVEGGYLYIAQPPLYRLTRGNEKTYLKDDSEFKTYLLQRGIEKKRLRLGPQRTLEGAPLSQALEKVIAFQEYLNRFEKRGLAKKVVRLLLDHGVVSKESLRQEEGLQAVLQALNATKKLTARLEFDEEHTCWALLVTTHGRDAVEIRLDWELLGSSDFQALVRLDSQDMADFKAPPHHLESKDKTWDFVDLDLLLAFVLEEGQKGITIQRFKGLGEMNPEQLWETTMDPETRTLLKVNIADAGEADYIFNVLMGDKVEPRREFIQNNVLELNELDI, encoded by the coding sequence TTGGCTGGTCCTGAAGACGAGTATGAAGGTAACGCTGAGAGTAATCTCACACCCGACTCGGAATACGGCGCCGGAAAGATTCAGGTCCTCAAGGGCCTGGACCCCGTACGGGAACGGCCGTCCATGTATATCGGCAATACCGGTCCTGAAGGCCTCCACCACCTGGTCTACGAGGTGGTGGACAACTCCATCGACGAGGCCATGGGCGGGCATTGCGACGAAATCAAGGTCATCGTCCATTCGGACAACAGCGTCACCGTAGAAGACAACGGCCGGGGCATTCCCGTGGACTTACACGAAGGCGAAAATCTGCCTGCCGTGGAAGTGGTTATGACCCGCCTGCACGCCGGCGGCAAATTCGATTCCGGCGCCTACAAAGTCTCCGGAGGCCTCCACGGCGTCGGGGTTTCGGTGGTCAACGCCCTCTCCGAATACCTTGAGGTCGAGATCCGCCGGGACGGCCAGGTTTATCACCAGCGCTACGAACGGGGCAAAACCGCCACGCCGCTCACCGTCACCGGCAAGACCAAGCGCCGGGGCACCAAGGTGACCTTCCTCCCTGATTCCCAAATTTTTACCGAGACCAATTTCAATTACGAGATCTTAGCCCAGCGCCTCCGGGAGCTTTCCTTCCTCAACGGCGGGGTGCGCATTAATCTGCTGGACGAGCTCTCGGGCCGCAAAAACGAATTTCACTACGAAGGCGGCATCGTCTCCTTCGTCCAGTATCTCAACCGCAACAAGACCCCCATCCATCCGGACCCGATTTATTTGACCGGGTCCAAGGGCGGCATCCAGATGGAGATCGCCTGCCAATACAACGACACGTACAACGAGCAGATCTTCTCCTTTGCCAACAACATCAACACCCGGGAAGGCGGCTCGCACCTTTCTGGCTTCAAAGCCGGGCTCACCCGGGCCATCAATCAGTACATGGGCGCAAGCGACCTGCCCAAGAATCTCAAGAACGGCCACCTCCAGGGTGAGGACATCCGGGAGGGGCTCATCGCGGTGATCAGCGTCAAGCTACCCCACCCCCAGTTCGAGGGCCAGACCAAGACCAAGCTGGGCAACAGCGAAGTCAAAGGCCTGGTGGAAAATATGCTCTACGAGCACCTGTTGACGTTCATGGGGGAAAATCCTGCGCTGGCCAGGCAAATCCTTACCAAGCTCCTGGAGGCTGCCCGGGCCCGGGAAGCGGCCCGCCGCGCCCGGGACCTGGTGCGCAAGAAAGGCGCTTTGGGAGACATGACCCTGCCGGGCAAGCTGGCCGACTGCCAGGAACGGGACCCGTCCCGCCGGGAGATTTACCTGGTGGAGGGCGACTCCGCCGGCGGCTCCGCCAAACAGGCCCGGGACCGGCGCTTCCAGGCCATCCTGCCCTTGAAGGGCAAGATCATCAACGTCGAGAAGGCCCGCTTCGAGAAAATGCTGGAGAACACGGAGGTTCGCACCCTGATCTCTTCCCTGGGCTCCGACCTCTCCCAGGAAGTCGTCAACATGGATGACCTGCGCTACCATAAGGTCATCATCATGACGGACGCTGACGTGGACGGGGCTCACATCCGCACGCTCCTCCTCACCTTTTTCTACCGGCAGATGGCCCCCCTGGTGGAGGGTGGCTACCTCTACATCGCCCAGCCCCCCCTGTACCGCCTGACCCGGGGCAATGAAAAAACCTATCTCAAAGATGACAGCGAGTTCAAAACCTACCTGCTCCAGCGGGGCATCGAAAAGAAGCGCCTGCGCCTGGGCCCCCAGCGCACCCTGGAAGGGGCCCCCCTGTCCCAGGCCTTGGAAAAGGTTATTGCCTTTCAGGAATACTTGAACCGTTTCGAAAAACGCGGTCTGGCCAAAAAAGTGGTGCGCCTGCTCCTGGACCATGGTGTGGTCTCCAAAGAGAGCCTGCGCCAGGAAGAAGGGCTGCAAGCAGTGCTGCAGGCCCTGAACGCCACGAAAAAGTTAACGGCACGCCTGGAATTCGATGAGGAGCACACCTGCTGGGCGCTGCTCGTGACGACCCACGGGCGCGACGCTGTGGAAATCCGCCTTGACTGGGAGCTATTGGGGAGCAGCGACTTTCAAGCCCTGGTGCGCCTGGACTCCCAGGACATGGCCGACTTCAAGGCCCCGCCCCACCACCTGGAGAGTAAGGACAAGACCTGGGATTTTGTTGACCTGGATCTGTTGTTAGCCTTCGTCCTGGAGGAAGGGCAAAAAGGCATAACGATCCAGCGCTTCAAAGGCCTGGGCGAGATGAATCCCGAGCAGCTCTGGGAAACCACCATGGACCCCGAGACCCGGACTCTTTTGAAAGTCAATATAGCCGACGCTGGCGAGGCGGACTATATATTCAACGTCCTCATGGGCGATAAAGTTGAACCCCGGCGGGAATTTATTCAGAACAACGTACTTGAATTGAACGAACTGGATATTTAA
- a CDS encoding DUF3795 domain-containing protein — protein MPEMIAYCGLVCSHCPTFIATQNNDDEAREQAAALYAAGFGLRLRKEEINCDGCLSAEGRKLGFCQLCEIRQCCLGKGLENCAFCESPCENLLKLHEVSPEAKASFEALKTK, from the coding sequence ATGCCTGAAATGATCGCTTATTGCGGGCTGGTATGTTCACACTGCCCCACATTTATCGCCACCCAAAACAATGATGACGAAGCCCGGGAACAGGCTGCAGCCCTCTATGCTGCAGGGTTTGGGTTGCGTTTGCGGAAGGAAGAAATTAACTGTGACGGTTGCCTGAGTGCAGAGGGCAGGAAACTCGGGTTTTGCCAACTATGCGAGATCAGGCAATGCTGCCTCGGCAAAGGTTTGGAAAACTGCGCCTTTTGTGAATCGCCGTGTGAAAATCTTCTAAAGTTGCACGAGGTTTCGCCGGAGGCTAAGGCCTCCTTTGAGGCCTTGAAAACCAAGTAG
- a CDS encoding DNA polymerase III subunit beta: protein MRLKIDRETLLKGVGRTLGVVDRRGTMPILANFLLQTDENRVVISATDLEVSFRGFYPAEVIEHGALTVQAHYFFNLIKELPGEMLDLTGTENSNLKITEGDARYQLHGLPADQFPPVPEITDQELVKVESHMVKDMIEKTIFSVSADDLQYHLSSIFWERVGFPKGGVEVEPALEEGAEPDLDYWLRLISTDGHRLTLIERPLAESGQFAIEKGILIPRKGMAEVIRFLAEEEHVALGLGKQSLALKADDRYLFIRLLLDKKFPDYRRIIPESFGYRFAINRRLLLDTIRRIALLSTERFKGVILKIRPDHLEVTFNNPEVGEGREVVGVLMEQGDPDQLPMEIGFNARYFLEPLNAMASDMVILEVNEKDRPCRLVDQTDPHYFSIIMPMSL, encoded by the coding sequence ATGCGCCTGAAGATTGATCGGGAAACCTTGTTGAAGGGAGTGGGACGAACCCTGGGAGTGGTGGACCGCCGGGGCACCATGCCTATCCTGGCTAATTTTCTCCTGCAGACCGATGAAAATCGGGTGGTCATTTCCGCCACTGATCTGGAGGTCAGCTTTCGGGGTTTCTATCCCGCGGAAGTGATCGAGCACGGCGCCCTTACCGTCCAGGCCCACTATTTCTTTAACCTGATTAAAGAGCTCCCCGGAGAGATGTTGGACCTTACCGGCACGGAAAATTCCAACCTGAAGATCACTGAAGGTGACGCCCGCTACCAGCTTCACGGCCTGCCCGCGGACCAGTTCCCTCCGGTCCCTGAGATCACCGATCAGGAGTTGGTCAAGGTGGAGAGCCACATGGTCAAGGACATGATCGAAAAGACCATCTTTTCAGTAAGCGCCGACGACCTGCAGTACCATCTCTCCAGCATCTTCTGGGAGCGGGTGGGATTTCCCAAAGGCGGGGTGGAGGTGGAACCGGCCTTGGAGGAAGGCGCCGAACCTGACCTGGATTACTGGCTGCGCCTCATCTCTACCGATGGCCACCGCCTCACTCTCATCGAACGGCCCCTGGCGGAATCCGGGCAGTTTGCCATCGAGAAAGGCATCCTCATCCCCCGGAAAGGCATGGCGGAAGTGATCCGTTTCCTGGCTGAAGAAGAGCATGTCGCCTTGGGACTGGGCAAGCAGAGCCTGGCGTTAAAGGCCGACGACCGCTACCTCTTCATTCGCCTCTTGCTGGACAAAAAATTTCCCGACTATCGCCGTATCATCCCGGAGTCCTTCGGCTATCGCTTCGCCATCAACCGCCGGCTCCTGTTGGACACCATCCGGCGCATTGCGCTTCTGTCCACCGAACGCTTCAAAGGCGTCATCCTGAAAATCAGGCCGGATCACCTGGAAGTCACCTTCAACAACCCGGAGGTAGGGGAAGGCCGGGAGGTGGTGGGCGTGCTCATGGAGCAGGGCGACCCCGACCAGCTCCCCATGGAGATCGGCTTCAACGCCCGCTATTTCCTGGAGCCCTTGAACGCCATGGCCAGCGATATGGTGATCCTTGAAGTCAACGAAAAGGACCGCCCCTGCCGCCTGGTGGACCAGACGGATCCCCACTACTTCAGCATCATTATGCCCATGAGTTTGTAG
- a CDS encoding periplasmic heavy metal sensor, translating into MKRDWLIYLVIFSVALNLGTIGTFAYLRHQDQQQNVLAQSTPPLPLRALWSELNLDSSQRQALHGLFPEHRRKVGEIKQELAQKRQELFNLIQNEATPMSAIQAKVKEISNLQGSLEEEMVRFMLAFRKTLNPQQRTAFLSKVQTHLCGPEGACGPMGPGFGRHRGPGMRQGMGRGMGPGPPPQGGPPPGEGPK; encoded by the coding sequence GTGAAACGAGACTGGCTCATATATCTGGTGATTTTTTCTGTGGCGCTGAACTTGGGCACCATCGGCACCTTCGCCTACCTGCGCCACCAGGATCAGCAGCAGAATGTTTTGGCTCAGTCGACCCCGCCGCTGCCCCTGCGCGCGCTGTGGAGTGAGCTCAACCTGGATAGCTCCCAGCGTCAGGCCCTGCACGGCCTGTTTCCCGAGCATCGTCGCAAGGTGGGTGAAATCAAGCAGGAGTTGGCCCAAAAGCGCCAGGAACTCTTTAACCTGATCCAGAACGAAGCCACTCCCATGAGCGCCATTCAGGCCAAAGTGAAGGAAATCAGCAATCTGCAAGGCAGCCTGGAAGAAGAAATGGTGCGGTTTATGTTGGCCTTCCGGAAAACCCTGAATCCTCAACAGCGGACCGCGTTCTTAAGCAAGGTGCAGACCCATTTATGCGGCCCGGAAGGTGCCTGTGGGCCCATGGGTCCCGGCTTCGGGCGCCATCGAGGTCCCGGTATGAGGCAGGGCATGGGCCGTGGCATGGGGCCGGGTCCGCCTCCCCAGGGAGGTCCGCCCCCCGGGGAAGGCCCAAAGTAA
- a CDS encoding zf-HC2 domain-containing protein, with amino-acid sequence MECQEVREQLSAWLDAELDETTEALLSAHVSRCAACRREWRQLTALETALGELSAPVPPGLAEKVLAQMQPRRRRQWWQSVALAACLVLGVALGGGMARSFYDPAASSGTASEVASLEVFQDYPQGSLGTIVASYQPDDGNGILP; translated from the coding sequence ATGGAATGCCAAGAAGTACGAGAACAATTATCCGCCTGGCTGGACGCGGAGTTGGACGAAACCACCGAAGCCCTCCTTTCGGCCCATGTTTCGAGGTGCGCAGCCTGCCGGCGAGAGTGGCGCCAGTTGACGGCCTTGGAGACGGCTCTGGGCGAGCTTTCGGCGCCGGTGCCTCCGGGCCTGGCCGAGAAAGTCCTGGCTCAGATGCAGCCCCGCCGCCGCCGGCAGTGGTGGCAGTCCGTGGCCTTGGCCGCCTGCCTGGTTCTGGGCGTCGCCTTGGGCGGCGGCATGGCCCGGAGCTTTTATGATCCGGCGGCGTCCAGCGGGACGGCGTCGGAAGTGGCCAGCCTGGAGGTCTTCCAAGATTATCCCCAGGGCTCTTTGGGCACCATCGTGGCTTCTTATCAACCTGACGACGGCAACGGCATCCTCCCGTGA
- a CDS encoding CGGC domain-containing protein, producing the protein MARIGILTCSNCTQDTNCASVVCLGDMRKRRGFFESYPKDKPLDLIGIINCAGCPTLAAPEKILKRVRALTEFHIDALHLSFCMVALCPFIKPYTTLIKREFPDINIVMGTHRPADRDHFVQGVKELLCQTLTPPQTMNDLIRGTLKIPGK; encoded by the coding sequence ATGGCCCGCATCGGCATTCTTACCTGTTCTAATTGTACCCAAGATACTAACTGTGCTTCCGTAGTATGTCTGGGTGATATGCGGAAACGCCGAGGTTTCTTCGAGTCCTACCCTAAAGATAAACCGTTGGATCTCATCGGCATCATTAATTGCGCCGGTTGTCCAACACTTGCCGCACCCGAGAAAATCCTGAAAAGAGTCCGAGCCTTGACCGAGTTCCATATAGATGCGCTGCACCTGTCATTCTGTATGGTGGCGTTATGCCCCTTTATCAAACCTTATACGACATTGATAAAACGTGAATTTCCTGATATAAATATAGTGATGGGGACCCATCGGCCGGCGGATCGCGACCATTTTGTCCAGGGCGTCAAAGAATTGCTCTGCCAAACCTTAACGCCCCCCCAAACCATGAACGATCTGATTCGCGGCACCCTGAAAATCCCCGGGAAGTGA
- a CDS encoding sigma-70 family RNA polymerase sigma factor, protein MTAEPTDLDYAVLRRVARGDQAALAELIRRHQSRLYQVAYRLLKDPLEAEDALQEVFLKVYEHAHRFEPKATVSAWLHRITANHCLNLLRQRHPQESLDRDDAPLVADAGANPLQALEEQDLSRQLEQLLNALPENQRRALVLKRFAGMSYQEIAEEMGLSPQAVDGLLKRARQFLKKALQDYL, encoded by the coding sequence TTGACCGCCGAGCCCACCGATCTGGATTACGCCGTGCTCCGGCGGGTGGCCCGGGGAGACCAGGCTGCCCTGGCGGAGCTCATTCGCCGCCATCAGAGCCGTCTCTACCAGGTCGCCTACCGTCTGCTGAAAGATCCCCTGGAGGCTGAAGACGCCCTCCAGGAGGTCTTTCTCAAGGTTTATGAGCATGCCCACCGCTTTGAGCCCAAGGCCACGGTGAGCGCCTGGCTGCACCGCATCACCGCCAACCACTGCCTCAATCTCTTGCGCCAGCGCCACCCCCAGGAGTCCCTCGACCGAGATGATGCACCCCTGGTGGCCGATGCCGGGGCCAACCCCCTGCAAGCCTTGGAGGAGCAGGATTTAAGCCGCCAGTTGGAGCAGCTCTTAAACGCCCTGCCCGAAAACCAGCGCCGGGCCCTGGTCCTGAAACGCTTTGCGGGGATGTCCTACCAGGAAATCGCCGAGGAAATGGGCCTCAGTCCCCAGGCGGTGGATGGCTTGCTTAAACGGGCGAGGCAGTTCTTGAAAAAGGCGTTGCAGGATTATTTATAA